In Marivivens aquimaris, one genomic interval encodes:
- a CDS encoding alanyl-tRNA editing protein, with amino-acid sequence MTELLFREDAYMREATGTVLELTDQGGVVLDRALYYPTSGGQPGDSGELTWDGGSCKIATAVKAEGETVVLVPAEGETLPEVGTEVTQTLDWDRRHRHMRVHTALHLLSVVIPLPVTGGQIGAEKGRLDFDMPEAPEDKELLEERLNDLISRDLTITEEWITDADLDANPGLVKTMSVQPPRGSGKIRLVRISDGDSQIDLQPCGGTHVKTTAEIGKMRFGKVEKKGARNRRVSIHLTE; translated from the coding sequence ATGACCGAACTCCTTTTCCGCGAAGATGCCTACATGCGGGAAGCCACTGGCACGGTGCTTGAACTGACCGATCAAGGCGGCGTGGTGCTGGATCGTGCGCTCTATTACCCCACGTCGGGCGGCCAGCCTGGCGATAGCGGAGAGCTGACGTGGGACGGCGGTTCGTGCAAGATCGCGACCGCTGTGAAGGCCGAGGGCGAAACGGTCGTGCTGGTCCCTGCGGAGGGCGAAACGCTCCCCGAGGTCGGCACCGAGGTCACCCAGACGCTGGACTGGGATCGCCGTCACCGTCACATGCGCGTCCACACCGCGCTGCACCTTCTGTCGGTCGTGATCCCGCTGCCCGTCACCGGCGGTCAGATCGGGGCAGAGAAGGGGCGTCTTGACTTCGACATGCCGGAGGCTCCCGAGGACAAGGAGCTGCTCGAAGAGCGCCTGAACGACCTCATCTCCCGCGATCTGACGATCACCGAGGAGTGGATCACCGACGCCGACCTCGACGCGAACCCCGGACTGGTCAAGACGATGTCCGTCCAACCGCCGCGCGGTTCGGGCAAAATCCGCCTTGTGCGCATCTCCGACGGTGACAGCCAGATCGACCTTCAGCCCTGCGGCGGTACCCACGTCAAAACCACCGCCGAGATCGGCAAAATGCGTTTCGGTAAGGTCGAGAAAAAAGGCGCCCGCAACCGCCGCGTATCCATCCATCTGACCGAGTGA